The proteins below come from a single Aspergillus oryzae RIB40 DNA, chromosome 5 genomic window:
- a CDS encoding ATP-binding cassette glutathione S-conjugate transporter YCF1 (multidrug resistance-associated protein/mitoxantrone resistance protein, ABC superfamily), whose protein sequence is MLEGNSQAILGDSAPGSSTLKSALQSPKLEPFCGNFEGWGPLSKFRFDLTPCFLDLGVAIVAAWGLIMGAGAIWFLLKKRIPQPVSKNWHFYAKLIVLSALIFTTALQAAIQVETFADNWLADVRFWSSVVVFASLCVIFTVQYYEHWRSRQPNGVVLFYWLFFTIAYGIKLRSLVAQKTYEDNLPYFVCFNISLGLALLEFGLEYLVPKKQSAYDALGDEDECPYEYADIFSVLTFSWMTPMMKFGYKNFLTQDDLWNLRRRDTTRVTGETLAENWEQELQKDKPSLWIALFKSFGSSYTRGAIIKCGSDILAFVQPQLLRVLIDFIGSYETDNPQPIIRGVAIALAMFFVSVSQTMCLHQYFQRAFDTGMRVKSSLTAMIYAKSLRLSSEGRTSKTTGDIVNHMAVDQQRLSDLTQFGTQLWSAPFQITLCMISLYQLVGVSMFAGIGVMILMIPLNGVIARMMKKLQLVQMKNKDSRSRLMTEILNNIKSIKLYAWNTAFMNKLSHIRNDLELNTLRKIGATQSIANFTWQSTPFLVSCSTFTVYALTDPRPLTTSVVFPALTLFNLLTFPLSILPMVITSIIEASVAVKRLTDYFTAEELQTNAVKHEDPVSHVGDESVRIRDASFTWNRYDGTHVVENINFSARKGELSCIVGRVGAGKSSLLQSLLGDLWRTEGEVIIRGRIAYVAQSPWVMNASVRENIVFGHRWDPDFYELTVEACALLDDFKNLPDGDQTEVGERGISLSGGQKARLTLARAVYARADIYLLDDVLSAVDQHVGRHLINKVLGPNGVLSSKTRILATNAIPVLKEADFIGLLRDKTLVEKGTYEQLLAMKGEIANLIRTTMNDSDDDTSSDNGLASPESSDSTTIIDNADSDELSDTDEAEQQIGSLLPIRSGANRRTSTVTLRRASTVSWKGPRRKLGDEENILKSKQTQETSQQGKVKWSVYGEYAKNSNIVAVCFYLAALLGAQTAQVAGSYWLEYWSEAAETQKNPNVGRFIGVYLAFGLGSSVLVIVQNLILWIFCSIEASRKLHERMAFAIFRSPMSFFETTPSGRILNRFSSDVYRIDEVLARTFNMLFGNSAKALFTMGVIASSTPAFLILVVPLGYIYLSYQKYYLRTSRELKRLDSVTRSPIYAHFQESLGGISTIRAYKQQNRFTLENEWRMDENLRAYFPSISANRWLAVRLEFIGSIIILASATLSIISVATGSRISPGRVGLAMSYALQITQSLNWIVRQTVEVETNIVSVERVLEYASLPSEAPEVIFKHRPAIGWPAQGAVSFKNYSTRYRPGLDLVLKDINLDIKPHEKIGVVGRTGAGKSSLTLALFRIIEPDGGSISIDGLNVSTIGLFDLRGRLAIIPQDPAMFEGTVRDNLDPRHVHDDTELWSVLEHARLKDHVVSMDGQLDARIQEGGSNLSQGQRQLVSLARALLTPSNILVLDEATAAVDVETDALLQRTLRSSIFQDRTIITIAHRINTIIDSDRIVVLDKGRVAEFDTPANLIKSGGKFYELVKEAGLLDNEGHALVQ, encoded by the exons ATGCTTGAGGGCAACTCCCAGGCGATCCTCGGGGATTCTGCCCCGGGATCGTCAACCCTGAAGTCAGCATTGCAATCACCCAAATTAGAGCCTTTCTGCGGCAATTTCGAAGGATGGGGCCCCTTAAGCAAATTCAGGTTTGACCTGACGCCTTGCTTCCTAGACCTTGGTGTGGCTATTGTTGCAGCATGGGGCTTAATCATGGGAGCAGGTGCTATTTGGTTTCTGCTCAAAAAGCGAATCCCCCAACCAGTGTCGAAGAATTGGCATTTTTACGCTAAACTG ATCGTGCTATCAGCTTTGATATTCACAACGGCTCTTCAAGCAGCGATACAGGTCGAAACTTTTGCGGATAACTGGTTGGCTGACGTTCGGTTCTGGAGTTCGGTCGTTGTGTTTGCTTCTCTGTGTGTGATATTCACAGTTCAATACTACGAGCATTGGCGGAGTAGGCAACCTAACGGTGTCGTTCTCTTCTACTGGCTTTTTTTTACTATCGCCTATGGAATCAAGTTGCGCTCGCTTGTTGCACAAAAGACTTATGAGGACAACCTGCCATACTTCGTTTGCTTTAATATAAGCTTAGGGCTTGCGCTCCTCGAATTCGGACTGGAATACCTCGTTCCCAAGAAGCAGAGCGCCTACGATGCCCTGGGTGACGAAGATGAATGTCCCTATGAATATGCGGACATATTCTCGGTGCTCACCTTTAGCTGGATGAcgccgatgatgaagttTGGCTACAAGAACTTCCTGACCCAAGATGACCTGTGGAACCTCCGACGTCGTGATACAACTCGCGTCACTGGGGAGACCTTGGCAGAAAACTGGGAACAGGAACTGCAAAAGGACAAACCATCTCTGTGGATCGCACTTTTCAAGTCCTTCGGTAGTTCGTATACCAGAGGTGCGATCATCAAATGCGGAAGTGATATTCTGGCCTTTGTCCAGCCTCAGCTTCTACGAGTTTTGATTGACTTCATCGGTTCTTATGAAACTGACAACCCCCAGCCAATCATACGGGGTGTTGCTATTGCCCTGGCGATGTTCTTTGTCTCGGTATCGCAAACAATGTGCCTTCATCAATATTTCCAGAGAGCTTTTGACACTGGTATGCGCGTGAAGTCTTCGTTGACGGCCATGATCTATGCCAAGTCGCTTCGGCTTTCAAGCGAGGGCCGTACATCGAAGACTACCGGCGATATTGTCAACCATATGGCTGTCGACCAGCAGCGTTTATCTGATTTGACTCAATTTGGTACGCAGCTGTGGTCGGCGCCATTCCAAATCACCCTCTGCATGATATCGCTCTATCAGCTCGTCGGCGTGAGCATGTTCGCCGGTATCGGTGTCATGATCCTTATGATCCCTTTGAACGGAGTTATAGCTCGGATGATGAAAAAGCTCCAACTCGTCCAGATGAAGAATAAGGAttcaaggtcaaggctgaTGACTGAGATTTTGAATAACATCAAGAGCATCAAACTTTATGCTTGGAACACTGCCTTTATGAATAAGCTTAGTCACATTCGTAACGACCTGGAATTGAATACCCTTCGCAAAATTGGAGCAACGCAGTCGATTGCAAACTTCACATGGCAGTCTACGCCCTTCCTTGTATCCTGTTCTACATTTACTGTTTATGCTTTGACGGACCCCCGGCCTTTGACCACTTCGGTGGTGTTCCCAGCTCTGACGCTTTTCAACCTTCTCACCTTCCCACTCTCCATCCTGCCTATGGTCATCACATCAATAATTGAGGCTTCCGTGGCTGTTAAGCGGTTGACTGATTATTTCACCGCCGAGGAACTACAAACCAATGCAGTGAAGCACGAGGACCCAGTGTCCCATGTCGGGGATGAGTCTGTGCGGATTCGTGATGCGTCCTTTACCTGGAACAGGTACGATGGCACTCACGTCGTGGAGAACATCAATTTCAGTGCTCGTAAGGGTGAATTGAGTTGCATAGTCGGCCGTGTCGGCGCTGGCAAATCATCCCTTCTCCAGTCACTTTTAGGCGATTTGTGGAGAACGGAGGGAGAAGTCATTATCCGTGGTCGTATCGCATACGTCGCACAGTCACCTTGGGTGATGAACGCTAGTGTCCGAGAGAATATTGTCTTTGGGCATCGATGGGATCCTGACTTTTACGAGCTCACCGTTGAAGCTTGCGCCTTGCTGGATGATTTCAAGAACCTGCCGGATGGAGATCAAACGGAGGTTGGAGAAAGGGGCATCTCACTTTCCGGCGGACAGAAGGCTCGGTTAACCTTGGCTAGAGCAGTTTATGCTCGTGCAGACATCTATCTTCTCGACGACGTTCTATCAGCAGTTGATCAGCATGTGGGCCGGCACCTTATCAACAAGGTCCTTGGACCAAATGGAGTTCTCAGCAGCAAGACCAGAATTCTTGCGACCAATGCGATTCCCGTATTGAAGGAGGCGGATTTCATCGGATTGCTACGAGACAAGACTTTGGTTGAAAAGGGCACCTATGAGCAGCTACTGGCTATGAAGGGCGAAATTGCTAACCTCATTCGTACTACTATGAACGACTCGGACGATGATACCTCGAGCGACAATGGCCTTGCTAGTCCCGAAAGCTCGGACTCCACCACGATAATCGACAACGCAGATTCTGATGAGCTTTCGGACACCGACGAAGCCGAACAGCAAATTGGTTCACTCCTTCCCATTAGATCTGGTGCCAACCGAAGAACAAGTACTGTGACTTTGCGACGCGCCAGTACCGTTAGCTGGAAAGGCCCCAGGCGCAAGTTAGGAGACGAGgagaatatcttgaagaGCAAACAAACTCAGGAAACCTCACAGCAAGGTAAGGTCAAGTGGAGTGTATACGGGGAATAtgccaagaacagcaacaTCGTCGCCGTCTGTTTTTACCTTGCTGCTCTGTTGGGTGCACAAACGGCACAGGTCGCTGGCAGCTACTGGCTCGAGTACTGGTCAGAGGCTGCTGAAACGCAAAAGAACCCCAATGTTGGCAGATTCATTGGCGTCTACCTAGCTTTTGGACTAGGGTCGTCTGTTCTAGTTATCGTCCAGAATCTCATTTTGTGGATCTTCTGCTCAATTGAA GCATCTCGGAAATTACATGAGAGGATGGCATTCGCAATCTTCCGCTCTCCGATGAGCTTTTTTGAAACTACACCATCTGGAAGAATTCTCAATAGGTTCTCAAG TGATGTATATCGTATTGATGAAGTCCTTGCGCGCACGTTTAACATG TTGTTTGGAAACTCTGCAAAAGCACTGTTTACGATGGGCGTTATCGCGTCGTCGACGCCTGCGTTCCTCATCTTGGTTGTTCCTTTGGGCTACATCTATCTGAGTTATCAAAAGTACTACCTGCGGACTTCTCGAGAATTGAAGCGCCTGGACAGTGTTACACGCAGTCCCATCTATGCTCATTTCCAAGAATCTCTTGGAGGCATCTCGACTATCCGCGCATATAAGCAGCAAAACAGATTTACACTTGAAAATGAGTGGCGGATGGATGAAAACCTTCGCGCCTACTTCCCTTCCATTAGCGCGAATAGGTGGCTGGCAGTCCGCCTTGAATTCATTGGTTCAATCATTATTCTGGCCTCTGCGACGCTTTCTATCATCTCAGTCGCTACTGGCTCCCGTATCTCACCGGGCAGGGTTGGTTTGGCCATGTCGTACGCTCTTCAAATTACACAGTCTCTGAACTGGATCGTTCGTCAAACGGTCGAGGTCGAGACGAACATCGTGTCCGTGGAACGTGTCCTGGAGTACGCCAGCCTCCCAAGTGAAGCGCCTGAAGTGATATTCAAGCACCGTCCCGCCATTGGCTGGCCAGCGCAAGGCGCGGTGTCATTCAAAAACTACAGCACGCGGTACCGCCCTGGGCTCGACCTTGTGCTTAAGGATATCAACCTTGATATCAAGCCTCACGAGAAGATTGGTGTTGTTGGCCGCACAGGTGCAGGAAAGAGCTCTCTTACTCTGGCGCTCTTCCGCATCATCGAGCCAGATGGTGGCAGCATTAG CATTGACGGGCTAAATGTGTCTACTATTGGCCTGTTTGACTTGCGAGGCCGCCTTGCCATCATTCCCCAAGACCCGGCCATGTTTGAGGGCACCGTACGGGACAATCTGGACCCTCGTCATGTGCATGATGACACAGAGCTGTGGAGTGTGCTCG AACATGCACGACTGAAAGATCACGTTGTAAGCATGGACGGCCAGCTGGATGCCCGAATTCAAGAAGGAG GATCCAACCTGAGTCAAGGCCAGCGTCAGCTGGTGTCTCTAGCACGGGCATTGTTGACGCCTAGCAATATCTTGGTTCTTGATGAAGCGACA GCGGCCGTGGATGTGGAAACAGATGCATTACTGCAACGCACCTTGCGCAGTAGTATCTTCCAGGATCGCACTATCATCACTATCGCCCATCGCATCAACACGATCATCGATTCTGACCGGATTGTTGTGTTGGACAAGGGCCGAGTGGCTGAATTTGACACACCCGCCAATCTGATTAAGTCCGGCGGTAAATTCTACGAGCTAGTCAAGGAAGCAGGTCTGCTTGATAACGAAGGACATGCGCTCGTGCAATAA
- a CDS encoding uncharacterized protein (predicted protein) yields MHYKYNDSTGKYDQTVSINGEVVSSLSTSSGQAQGWGTAVEAQDNASKSTVAAHQYLDTTIVLDSADLTFRDTLGLTDADSSGLTTSDNGKTWKVTTINIHEHSF; encoded by the exons ATGCATT ACAAGTACAACGATAGTACCGGCAAATACGACCAGACAGTGTCTATCAACGGTGAAGTCGTCTCGAGCCTCTCAACCA GCTCTGGCCAGGCCCAAGGATGGGGTACCGCCGTCGAGGCCCAGGACAACGCCTCTAAGAGCACTGTTGCTGCGCACC AGTACCTTGATACTACCATCGTCCTCGATTCCGCTGACCTGACCTTCCGTGATACCCTCGGCCTCACTGATGCTGACTCCTCTGGCTTGACGACCTCCGACAATGGCAAGACTTGGAAGGTGACTACCATCAACATTCATGAGCACTCTTTTTAA
- a CDS encoding putative C2H2 finger and ankyrin domain protein (ankyrin repeat protein), with translation MATEASIAEGILKRPLYVYDLPQELLATLSTKSEDDAISTPDNAVNTPERSEDTVQEHAVATSTSCALCNVSFLNVQEQRGHVRSDHHRYNLKAQLRGNPTLNEVEFNKAVGELDESISGSESSSEEDEDDGTQLTALLKRQAKISQTGEEEDAPSNKRTGKNPLFWLSSSLLPSNTSLGVYRALFSDAEQEEPMYLVDSLRKKQLAPINTPRNNDQTQGPSASSSPNVFLCMIGGGHFAAMIVSLAPEIHRKQGGVVERQARVIAHKTFHRYTTRRKQGGSQSASDAARGAAHSAGSSLRRYNEAALEKEIRELLSDWRKMIDDAQLLFVRATGSTNRRILFGQYDGQVLRQNDPRLRGFPFSTRRATQGELMRCFKELTRVKVSQIDEAALAAAETKQREETSKPSTPRPQQQKPKVSKEDEAAMLHTTQIQALIRRSKIPALMSYLSKNSIPSSFTFQPSDSQQNFRCPTALHLASNLNSPAMVSALLTKAEADPTAINGEGRTPFELAGDRATRDAFRVARHELGESKWNWDVAKVPSPISKADVDSRAERERKAAEEEEKNRRKAELHRLKMEDAAKEALQAKRSGGRALGSVEKTASEKREEEMRGMTPEMRMRLERERRARAAEERIKRMQGK, from the exons ATGGCCACGGAAGCTTCTATCGCGGAAGGGATCCTAAAGAGGCCGCTGTATG TGTATGATCTTCCGCAGGAACTACTCGCAACGTTGAGCACCAAAAGCGAGGATGATGCGATAAGTACACCAGATAATGCAGTTAATACACCCGAAAGGTCCGAAGATACTGTACAAGAACATGCGGTTGCTACATCTACCTCTTGCGCCCTCTGTaatgtttctttcttgaatgtCCAAGAGCAGCGAGGTCATGTCCGGTCAGATCACCATCGGTACAATCTCAAGGCCCAGCTTCGAGGCAATCCCACATTGAACGAGGTTGAGTTCAACAAGGCGGTTGGGGAGTTGGACGAATCGATTTCTGGATCCGAGTCGTcatcggaagaggatgaagacgacgggACGCAGCTCACTGCCTTGTTGAAAAGGCAAGCGAAGATCTCGCAaacaggtgaagaagaggatgcgCCATCGAATAAGCGGACCGGAAAGAATCCGTTATTTTGGCTTTCGAGCTCTCTTCTACCGTCCAACACTTCGTTAGGTGTATATAGGGCTTTGTTCTCAGATGCTGAACAGGAAGAGCCTATGTACCTTGTTGATTCTCTGCGGAAGAAACAACTAGCCCCCATCAACACGCCACGGAATAATGACCAGACTCAAGGGCCTTCTGCATCATCTAGCCCAAATGTATTCCTGTGTATGATCGGTGGTGGTCACTTTGCGGCAATGATCGTTTCCCTGGCCCCTGAAATTCACCGCAAACAAGGCGGCGTGGTCGAGAGGCAGGCTCGAGTGATAGCGCACAAAACGTTCCATCGTTATACAACTAGGCGAAAACAGGGAGGATCGCAATCTGCTAGCGATGCTGCTAGAGGAGCTGCACATTCGGCTGGTTCTAGTCTAAGACGTTACAATGAGGCtgcgctggagaaggagattaGAGAACTGTTATCAGATTGGAGGAAAATGATCGATGATGCCCAATTGCTATTTGTTCGGGCCACAGGCAGTACAAATCGTCGGATTTTGTTCGGTCAGTACGATGGTCAGGTTCTGAGGCAGAACGACCCTAGGTTGAGAGGGTTCCCCTTCAGCACACGCCGCGCTACTCAAGGAGAACTTATGAGATGCTTCAAGGAATTGACTCGCGTAAAAGTGAGTCAGATTGATGAAGCCGCCCTTGCAGCAGCTGAGACCAAACAACGAGAGGAAACATCAAAACCATCTACTCCACGGCCTCAGCAGCAAAAGCCAAAAGTGTCTAAGGAGGACGAAGCTGCTATGCTTCATACAACCCAAATACAGGCACTCATCCGTCGCTCTAAAATCCCAGCATTGATGTCGTATCTCTCTAAGAACTCgattccctcttccttcacgTTCCAGCCCTCAGATTCTCAGCAGAACTTCCGTTGTCCTACTGCTCTTCATCTCGCTTCAAACCTTAATTCACCAGCGATGGTTTCTGCCCTTCTTACCAAAGCGGAGGCAGACCCGACAGCCATCAATGGTGAAGGGAGAACACCCTTTGAGCTCGCAGGTGATCGGGCCACGCGTGATGCCTTCCGCGTTGCTCGTCACGAACTTGGCGAGTCGAAATGGAACTGGGATGTCGCCAAGGTGCCATCGCCAATATCAAAAGCCGACGTTGATAGCAGGGCAGAAAGGGAGCGAAAAgcagcagaggaagaagagaaaaatcgACGTAAAGCTGAATTACATCgcttgaagatggaggatgcCGCCAAGGAAGCTTTACAAGCAAAGCGCTCGGGTGGCAGAGCCTTAGGATCCGTAGAGAAGACTGCTTCcgagaaaagggaggaagaaatgcGTGGCATGACGCCAGAAATGAGGATGCGATTGGAAAGAGAACGCCGGGCACGGGCAGCTGAAGAACGTATCAAGCGGATGCAAGGGAAGTAG
- a CDS encoding AP-2 complex subunit mu (adaptor complexes medium subunit family) — MLSGILIFNQKGENLIFRAFRNDCRPRLADIFRIQVISNPQVRSPILTLGSTTFSHVKHENIYLVAVTKSNANAALVFEFLYRLVMLGKSYFGKFDEEAVKNNFVLVYELLDEILDFGYPQNTETDTLKMYITTEGVKSAIVNNPTDSSRITMQATGALSWRRSDIKYRKNEAFVDVIEDVNLLMSATGTVLRADVNGQIVMRAYLSGTPECKFGLNDRLLLDTDAAGGSESGQRGMTTKGTRAAAGSVTLEDCQFHQCVKLGRFDADRIISFVPPDGEFELMRYRATENVNLPFKVHPIVREVGTTKVEYSVAIKANYSSKLFATNVVIRIPTPLNTAKTTERTSQGRAKYEPEHNNIVWKIARFSGGSEYVLTAEATLTSMTHQKAWSRPPLSLSFSLLMFTSSGLLVRYLKVFEKSNYSSVKWVRYMTRAGSYEIRCVLCQPSSLISSHYHCVQY, encoded by the exons ATGCTCTCCGGTATCCTAATTTTCAACCAAAAAGGCGAAaacctcatcttccgtgCCTTCCGCAATGACTGCCGCCCCCGGTTGGCCGACATCTTCCGCATCCAAGTCATCTCCAACCCGCAAGTTCGCTCGCCCATTCTCACGCTAGGATCCACGACGTTCAGCCATGTGAAGCACGAAAATATCTATCTGGTAGCGGTGACCAAGAGCAACGCCAATGCGGCGCTCGTGTTCGAGTTTTTGTATcggttggtgatgctggggAAGAGCTACTTTGGGAAATTCGACGAGGAGGCGGTTAAGAATAATTTCGTTTTGGTTTATGAGCTGCTGGATG AGATCCTCGACTTCGGATACCCCCAAAACACGGAAACAGACACTCTGAAGATGTACATCACGACGGAGGGAGTCAAATCCGCCATCGTCAACAACCCCACCGACTCAAGCCGCATCACCATGCAAGCCACCGGCGCGCTCTCCTGGCGCCGCTCCGATATCAAATACCGCAAGAACGAGGCCTTTGTTGACGTGATCGAAGATGTCAATCTTTTAATGTCCGCGACTGGCACCGTACTCCGCGCCGACGTCAACGGCCAGATCGTCATGCGCGCCTACCTCTCCGGCACACCGGAGTGCAAGTTCGGCCTCAACGATCGCCTACTGCTCGACACTGATGCGGCTGGTGGCTCAGAGTCCGGTCAACGGGGCATGACAACGAAGGGAACTCGCGCCGCGGCGGGCTCCGTCACACTTGAGGACTGTCAATTCCACCAGTGCGTGAAACTGGGCCGGTTCGACGCAGACCGCATCATCTCGTTCGTTCCGCCGGACGGCGAGTTCGAGCTCATGCGATACCGCGCGACGGAGAACGTAAACCTCCCGTTCAAGGTGCATCCCATCGTGAGGGAAGTGGGTACGACGAAGGTCGAATACAGCGTCGCCATCAAGGCGAACTATAGCTCGAAACTCTTCGCGACGAACGTCGTCATTCGCATCCCGACGCCGCTCAACACAGCCAAAACCACCGAACGCACCAGTCAAGGCCGCGCCAAATACGAACCCGAACACAACAACATTGTCTGGAAGATCGCCCGTTTCTCTGGTGGAAGCGAGTACGTGCTCACGGCCGAGGCAACGCTCACCAGCATGACACATCAGAAGGCTTGGAGCCGGCCGCCGCTCAGTCTCTCGTTCAGCCTTCTCATGTTCACGAGTAGCGGACTGTTGGTCCGGTATCTCAAGGTCTTTGAGAAGAGCAACTATAGCAGTGTGAAGTGGGTACGGTATATGACTCGAGCAGGAAGTTACGAAATTCGGTGCGTTCTTTGTCAACCCTCCAGCCTTATCTCATCTCACTACCATTGTGTCCAATACTAA
- a CDS encoding uncharacterized protein (predicted protein) — protein MLLPSALPCDMRRPATQARLDPSRQFTTPPPSDDDFPCSNGLLGTCRALQSLLNASPAPSPRCAKPERLQSPLHIRPMPSVRSRWQKDPKPSPKPSRGVNKRKRDRSEVIEDTSDTEIITRGIRFSTPKRTRHAPYELPLGLSQSDFYALHSPPISQSPPSPAHCRQLELSPEQSAQLFNPDAVLPSIEVTQETLSTETWNADDDQRLVELVLQNFQLSQRDLEDCARRMGKDDAIVGRRWQALVGEGNVGLRSRRVTRPRWL, from the coding sequence ATGTTGCTTCCATCCGCTCTACCTTGCGACATGCGCCGCCCCGCGACTCAGGCGCGCCTGGACCCCAGCCGCCAATTCACAACCCCCCCACCATCCGACGATGACTTCCCATGTAGCAATGGTCTCTTGGGCACCTGTCGCGCCCTCCAATCGCTTCTAAACGCTTCACCCGCTCCTTCACCACGATGCGCAAAACCAGAGCGCCTTCAAAGTCCCCTTCACATCAGACCCATGCCTTCCGTCCGGTCGCGGTGGCAAAAGGACCCTAAGCCATCACCTAAACCTTCGCGAGGCGTCAACAAACGCAAGCGCGATCGCTCCGAAGTAATTGAGGACACCAGCGACACAGAAATTATTACTCGTGGCATTCGATTCTCGACCCCGAAGCGCACTCGCCACGCCCCCTATGAACTTCCTTTGGGTCTCTCGCAATCAGACTTTTATGCCCTTCACTCTCCACCAATCTCTCAGTCGCCTCCATCGCCTGCACACTGTCGTCAACTGGAACTGAGTCCCGAACAAAGCGCACAGTTGTTCAATCCTGACGCAGTGTTGCCATCTATCGAAGTGACACAGGAAACCCTGTCCACCGAGACATGGAATGCGGACGACGACCAGCGCCTTGTCGAGCTAGTTCTTCAGAATTTCCAGCTATCCCAACGAGATCTGGAGGACTGCGCGCGACGCATGGGCAAAGATGATGCCATCGTCGGACGTCGCTGGCAGGCCCTTGTGGGAGAGGGAAATGTCGGATTACGAAGTCGGCGAGTGACTCGTCCTCGTTGGCTATAG
- a CDS encoding uncharacterized protein (Ca2+/calmodulin-dependent protein kinase, EF-Hand protein superfamily) — protein MSFLSTPIHLVGTVSVWDAQLKRDIDSFPIYSNAEVYVGRDQRRWLLVIRAFKESLQRKIQGRLDVYSREARILESLCHPNIIRIEKVIESSNTIYLFQELVTAGDLFSYIQYKGGKLDDIEAAVIVRQVLMALDYLHQRGIVHRDLKPDNILMTSLADGCRVVLTDFGCARLVRPTIERMSTLIGTFDYSAPEMLKSKQGYTKAVDLWSLGCVAAVLLTGDIPFKNSLTAHPTDLSRERDLEKLEADMDWNRIGQRARDFVRKLLVFDETKRIDVKQALNHNWHLAEWPTSAKLLVMRQK, from the exons ATGTCGTTCTTATCAACACCTATTCACCTTGTTGGTACTGTATCAGTGTGGGATGCACAACTCAAAAGGGATATCGATTCTTTCCCTATATACAGTAACGCAGAAGTATACGTAGGTCGTGATCAAAGGCGCTG GTTACTCGTTATTCGTGCTTTTAAGGAATCACTTCAAAGGAAAATCCAGGGGAGACTTGACGTATACAGCCGCGAGGCCAGGATACTTGAAAGCCTTTGTCAT CCCAACATCATTAGGATTGAGAAAGTCATCGAATCGAGCAATACAAT TTACCTCTTCCAGGAGCTCGTGACTGCTGGTGACCTATTCTCCTACATCCAGTATAAAGGCGGAAAATTAgatgatattgaagccgCAGTCATCGTGCGACAGGTCCTGATGGCCTTGGACTATCTGCACCAGCGGGGAATTGTCCATCGTGATCTGAAGCCAGACAATATTCTTATGACATCTCTAGCAGATGGATGCAGAGTCGTGCTCACTGATTTCGGATGCGCCAGACTTGTGCGGCCAACTATTGAGCGGATGTCTACGCTGATCGGCACATTCGACTATAGCGCCCC TGAGATGCTCAAGTCTAAGCAAGGCTATACAAAAGCCGTAGATTTGTGGTCGCTGGGCTGTGTAGCAGCCGTACTCCTGACCGGGGACATTCCATTTAAGAACTCATTGACAGCTCATCCGACAGATCTTTCTCGAGAGCGTGATCTTGAGAAACTCGAAGCCGATATGGACTGGAACAGAATTGGACAACGCGCGAGGGACTTTGTCCGCAAGCTTCTCGTGTTTGATGAAACGAAGCGCATAGACGTTAAGCAAGCGCTGAATCACAACTG GCACCTCGCCGAATGGCCGACGTCAGCAAAACTGCTAGTCATGAGACAAAAATAG
- a CDS encoding uncharacterized protein (predicted protein), which produces MRGLRSLASLTILGLVNAQDNIVFGPAFSLGPTKSWIREATTTLVLPEAPSPQEDRLALWPGMGTSGGDLIQALAVSFSDPASNCGASSGQWCTWASTLQGKGCE; this is translated from the exons ATGCGCGGTCTCAGAAGCCTTGCCTCCCTCACCATTCTCGGCTTGGTCAATGCCCAGGATAACATCGTCTTCGGTCCTGCGTTCTCCCTCGGCCCTACCAAGTCATGGATCCGTGAAGCGACTACTACGCTGGTGTTGCCTGAAGCACCAAGCCCTCAGGAAGATCGTCTTGCACTCTGGCCGGGAATGGGTACCAGCGGTGGTGACCTGATCCAGGCTCTCGCTGTGTCTTTCTCGGACCCTGCATC AAACTGTGGCGCAAGCTCTGGCCAATGGTGCACATGGGCAAGTACTCTGCAGGGTAAAGGATGCGAATAA